CGTCCATTTTAACGATTTTCAAGATATCTTCTGAAAGTTCTTCAGACAATTTATCCAAGATTGGACCTTGCATGCGACATGGACCACACCAAGTTGCCCAGAAGTCTACCAAGACCAAACCGTCTTTTGTCTCTTGTTCAAATGTTGCATCTGTAATTGCTTTTGCCATAGTATTTCTCCTTTTTTAGTTAT
Above is a window of Streptococcus oralis subsp. dentisani DNA encoding:
- the trxA gene encoding thioredoxin, producing MAKAITDATFEQETKDGLVLVDFWATWCGPCRMQGPILDKLSEELSEDILKIVKMDVDENPNTARAFGIMSIPTLLFKKDGQVVKQVAGVHTAEQIKAIVAELS